From a region of the Acidobacteriota bacterium genome:
- the treZ gene encoding malto-oligosyltrehalose trehalohydrolase has translation MMFGATVACDKVEFRIWAPKLEQLSVEVNGSKVELRRDEAGIFCGTAKSKAGDRYCYLIGERRLPDPVSRFLPEGVHGHTEIVDPEAFIWSDESWTGLSFHEYIIYELHIGTFSPEGTFDGVIKKLDHLHSLGVTAIEIMPVSAFPGERNWGYDGVSLYAVQASYGGPEGLKRLVNAAHRAGLAVVLDVVYNHLGAEGNYLREFGPYFTDRYHTVWGDAINYDGEDSQQVRKYVIENALHWIREYHVDALRLDAIQAIYDSSKTHIIKELARDVQEFARGANRRIALIAESDQNDRSLILPTSEGGFGLDAVWSDDFHHSVHTYLTKENRGYYQDYGEPEKIVKALNEGFVFQGQHYRFWRASRGSSTEGIPLPRHVFCIQNHDQVGNRCTGERLGHVVPRGAAKAAAALLLLAPETPLLFMGEEYAEPAPFQFFTDYGDKNLQQAVIDGRKKEFEDFAWEETPNPQDPETFKRSKLTWKIDEKMFAWYRELLNLRRKFVTHSSRTCRARLTHGEIVLEVPAQNAEIVIRVRFPGSGKAAETTEAHEEVLLRSDENGYQTLILKCQRVSQAASKPTQAAAD, from the coding sequence ATGATGTTTGGCGCCACGGTTGCTTGCGACAAAGTGGAATTCCGAATCTGGGCTCCGAAGCTTGAGCAGCTCTCGGTTGAAGTGAACGGCTCCAAAGTCGAGCTTAGGCGCGATGAGGCAGGCATTTTCTGCGGCACTGCCAAGTCGAAAGCAGGAGACCGCTACTGCTACCTCATCGGCGAGAGACGCCTGCCTGACCCGGTTTCGCGCTTTCTACCTGAAGGCGTACACGGCCATACTGAGATCGTCGATCCTGAGGCCTTCATCTGGAGCGACGAGAGTTGGACCGGCCTCTCATTTCACGAGTACATCATTTACGAATTGCACATTGGGACGTTCTCGCCGGAAGGAACTTTCGATGGTGTGATCAAGAAGCTCGATCACCTGCATTCGCTTGGCGTGACTGCGATTGAGATTATGCCGGTGTCGGCGTTTCCTGGCGAGCGCAACTGGGGGTACGACGGAGTTTCTCTGTACGCTGTGCAGGCGAGCTATGGTGGCCCGGAAGGTCTCAAGCGGCTGGTGAATGCGGCGCACCGCGCCGGCCTCGCGGTGGTGCTCGATGTCGTCTACAACCATCTAGGAGCCGAAGGGAATTACCTGCGCGAGTTCGGCCCGTACTTTACCGATCGTTATCACACGGTTTGGGGCGACGCAATCAACTATGACGGCGAAGACAGCCAGCAAGTTCGCAAGTACGTCATTGAGAACGCACTCCACTGGATTCGCGAGTATCACGTCGACGCTCTGCGTCTCGATGCAATTCAGGCGATCTACGATAGCTCAAAGACACACATCATCAAAGAACTCGCACGTGATGTGCAGGAGTTCGCGCGAGGCGCCAATCGGCGGATTGCTCTGATTGCAGAATCGGACCAGAACGATCGTAGTCTGATTTTGCCTACTAGCGAGGGCGGATTCGGACTGGACGCCGTCTGGAGCGACGATTTCCACCACTCTGTCCACACATACCTGACCAAGGAAAACCGCGGGTATTACCAGGACTATGGAGAGCCAGAAAAGATCGTAAAAGCCCTCAACGAAGGCTTTGTCTTTCAGGGACAGCACTATCGTTTTTGGCGCGCTTCACGGGGTTCGAGCACCGAAGGCATTCCTCTACCACGCCATGTGTTCTGCATCCAGAATCATGACCAAGTTGGGAATCGCTGCACAGGAGAGCGCCTTGGCCATGTCGTTCCTCGCGGAGCTGCCAAAGCCGCAGCGGCACTGCTACTTCTCGCGCCAGAGACACCGCTGCTGTTTATGGGTGAAGAGTACGCCGAGCCCGCGCCCTTTCAATTCTTCACCGACTATGGAGACAAGAACCTGCAACAAGCGGTGATCGATGGACGCAAAAAGGAATTTGAAGATTTCGCCTGGGAAGAAACGCCGAACCCGCAGGATCCTGAAACTTTCAAGCGCTCGAAACTGACTTGGAAGATAGATGAAAAGATGTTCGCATGGTACCGCGAGCTCCTCAATCTTCGGCGCAAGTTCGTGACGCACTCGTCGCGAACCTGTCGGGCAAGATTGACGCACGGTGAAATCGTCCTCGAGGTGCCAGCTCAGAATGCCGAAATAGTGATTAGAGTGCGATTTCCTGGAAGCGGGAAAGCTGCGGAGACAACCGAAGCCCATGAGGAAGTCCTATTGCGCAGCGATGAGAATGGATACCAGACATTAATTCTTAAATGTCAGCGCGTCTCGCAGGCAGCGTCAAAACCGACGCAAGCGGCTGCAGACTAA
- a CDS encoding cyclase — translation MSLISDIRPEGVRGQARSLEFARWSAILGGGAMALLGLSRRSKTGLAVAAAGGIIAYGGVALDWNAQGVLVESSFALNCTPEKAYQFWRNFENLPRFMRNLESVTVIDNRHSEWSVMGRFGKSVRWTAEIVDERKNEWIVWHSLPGSDLDLRGSTHFRSAPGNRGTLITASIQYGSPAGASVRAIARILGKDPEFMMREDLRRFKALIEAGEVPTIDGQTHGPRSVLVKTIQEAYPERRKPSEFETGLRQLRVERSAS, via the coding sequence ATGAGTTTAATATCCGACATTCGTCCGGAAGGCGTGCGCGGCCAGGCGCGATCACTCGAGTTCGCGCGATGGAGCGCGATTCTCGGTGGTGGCGCAATGGCTTTGTTGGGTTTGTCGCGCAGATCCAAAACAGGCCTCGCTGTTGCTGCAGCCGGCGGGATCATAGCCTACGGCGGCGTGGCACTCGACTGGAACGCGCAAGGTGTTCTCGTCGAGAGCAGTTTCGCCCTTAATTGCACGCCAGAAAAGGCATATCAGTTCTGGCGCAACTTCGAAAACCTGCCGCGTTTCATGCGCAATCTAGAATCCGTAACAGTTATTGATAATCGCCATTCGGAGTGGAGCGTTATGGGACGCTTCGGAAAAAGCGTCCGCTGGACTGCAGAGATCGTCGATGAACGAAAAAACGAATGGATCGTGTGGCATTCGCTGCCCGGTTCCGATCTCGATCTACGTGGCTCAACCCACTTCCGCAGCGCTCCCGGCAATCGCGGAACGCTCATCACCGCTTCCATTCAGTATGGCTCGCCTGCCGGTGCTTCTGTTCGAGCTATTGCAAGAATCCTCGGAAAAGATCCAGAGTTCATGATGCGTGAGGATCTTCGCCGCTTCAAAGCACTGATCGAAGCCGGAGAAGTTCCAACAATCGATGGACAAACGCACGGTCCGCGTTCTGTGCTGGTGAAGACAATTCAAGAGGCATATCCGGAGCGACGGAAACCCAGCGAATTCGAAACCGGCTTACGTCAACTCAGAGTCGAAAGGAGTGCGTCATGA
- a CDS encoding glutathione-dependent formaldehyde dehydrogenase yields the protein MKALCWMGIEKLSVEDVPDPKILNPRDAIVRITSTCICGSDLHLYNGYMPTLEQGDILGHEFMGEVVELGPAIDQEKLKIGDRIVVPFTIACGKCFFCEQQLWSLCDNTNPNAWIAEKLMGYSPSGLFGYTHMMGGYAGGQAQYARVPCADVGPIKIPDGLPDEKVVFLSDIFPTGYMGAENCNIQRGDTVAIWGCGPVGQFAIRSAFMLGTERVIAIDRFPERLRLAEEGDAETINYELVDDVVQTLKDMTGNRGPDSCIDAVGMEAYGHTLPFLVDRAKQAMKLSTDRPNVLRQCILACRKGGTVSVPGVYGGFLDKIPFGAAMNKALTFKMGQTHMMRYMKPLLERIERGEIDPSFVITHRLPLSDAPGAYKMFRDKQDHCTKVVLDPWADGARAA from the coding sequence ATGAAAGCATTGTGTTGGATGGGCATAGAAAAATTAAGCGTCGAAGACGTTCCCGATCCGAAAATTCTCAATCCGCGCGATGCGATTGTACGCATCACGAGTACCTGCATCTGCGGCTCCGACCTGCATCTCTACAACGGGTACATGCCCACACTCGAGCAGGGGGACATCCTCGGCCATGAGTTCATGGGCGAAGTAGTCGAACTCGGCCCCGCAATCGATCAAGAGAAGTTGAAGATCGGTGATCGAATAGTCGTTCCGTTCACGATTGCATGCGGGAAGTGTTTTTTTTGTGAGCAGCAACTTTGGTCGTTGTGCGACAACACGAACCCGAATGCGTGGATCGCTGAAAAGCTGATGGGCTACTCGCCTTCCGGCTTATTTGGTTATACCCACATGATGGGTGGATATGCTGGCGGTCAGGCACAGTACGCGCGCGTTCCATGCGCTGACGTTGGTCCCATCAAAATTCCTGATGGACTGCCAGATGAGAAGGTCGTCTTTCTATCAGATATCTTTCCTACCGGGTACATGGGTGCGGAAAACTGCAATATCCAGCGCGGTGATACAGTCGCGATCTGGGGCTGCGGACCAGTAGGACAGTTCGCCATCCGCAGCGCATTTATGCTGGGCACTGAGCGTGTGATAGCGATCGACCGCTTCCCCGAGCGGCTGCGCTTAGCTGAAGAAGGCGACGCGGAAACGATCAACTACGAACTTGTCGATGACGTAGTCCAGACACTCAAAGACATGACGGGAAATCGCGGCCCTGACTCCTGCATCGACGCGGTGGGTATGGAGGCATACGGACATACGCTGCCTTTTCTTGTCGATCGTGCGAAACAGGCGATGAAGCTCTCGACAGACCGACCAAATGTGCTGCGTCAATGCATTCTGGCTTGCCGTAAAGGCGGAACGGTTTCGGTTCCGGGCGTCTATGGGGGATTTTTGGACAAAATCCCATTCGGAGCCGCGATGAACAAGGCGCTTACATTCAAAATGGGTCAGACTCATATGATGCGCTACATGAAGCCGTTGCTTGAGAGAATCGAGCGCGGCGAGATTGACCCTAGCTTTGTGATCACTCATCGCCTGCCGTTGTCCGACGCTCCGGGAGCGTACAAAATGTTCCGCGACAAGCAGGATCACTGTACCAAAGTGGTCCTCGATCCGTGGGCGGACGGAGCGAGGGCTGCCTAA